Below is a window of Pseudomonas eucalypticola DNA.
CGCCGTGTTGCAAGGTCGTGACCTGATGGTCGCGGCACAGACAGGTACTGGTAAAACCGGTGGTTTCGCCCTTCCGATCCTGGAGCGGCTGTTCCCCAACGGTCACCCGGACAAATCCCAGCGTCACGGCCCGCGCCAGCCGCGCGTGCTGGTATTGACGCCCACCCGCGAGCTCGCGGCCCAGGTGCACGACAGCTTCAAGATCTACGCCCGTGACCTGAAGTTCGTCAGCGCCTGTATCTTCGGCGGCGTCGGCATGAACCCGCAGGTGCAGGCCATGGCTCGCGGCGTCGACGTACTGGTGGCCTGCCCGGGCCGCCTGCTCGACCTGTGCGGCCAGGGCAGCGTCGACCTCTCGCACGTGGAAATCCTCGTGCTGGACGAAGCCGACCGCATGCTCGACATGGGCTTCGTCCATGACGTCAAGAAGGTCCTGGCACGCCTGCCAGCCAAGCGCCAGAACCTGTTGTTCTCGGCCACCTTCTCCAAGGACATCACCGACCTTGCCGGCAAGTTGCTGCACAACCCCGAGCGCATCGAAGTCACCCCACCCAACACCACGGTGGAGCGTATCGAGCAACGGGTCTACCGCCTGCCTGCCGCCCACAAGCGTTCGCTGCTGGCGCACCTGATCACCCTGGGTGCCTGGGAACAGGTGCTGGTGTTCACGCGCACCAAGCATGGCGCCAACCGCCTGGCCGAGTACCTGGAAAAACACGGCCTGAGCGCCGTCGCCATCCACGGCAACAAGAGCCAGAACGCTCGCACCAAAGCCCTGGCCGACTTCAAGGCCGGCGCCGTGCGCATCATGGTTGCCACCGACATCGCCGCCCGCGGCCTGGACATCGACCAGTTGCCCCACGTGGTCAACTTCGAACTGCCCAACGTCGATGAAGACTACGTGCACCGTATCGGCCGCACCGGCCGTGCCGGGCGTAGCGGCGAGGCCATCTCGCTGGTCGCCCCGGACGAGGAAAAGCTGCTCAAGAGCATTGAGCGCATGACCAAGCAGAAGATCCCGGACGGCGACCTGATGGGCTTTGACATCAATGCCGTGGAAGCCGAGAAGCCCGAGGTGCGCGAGCGCCCTCAGGCCAACACCCCACGCAATGGTCGTGGCCAGCGCGGTGACGGTGCCAATGCCGCTGGCGGCCGCAAGGACAAAGGTAAGGACAAAGGCAAGGAGAAGCAGCGCCCAGCCGCTGCACAAGGCAAGGAGCAAGGCAAGGAAAAGCCCGCCGGGGCGCGTTCTGAACGCCAACCCCGTGACCAGAAGCCGCGTCAGGCCCAGCCCACTCCAAAGCCGCCGGTAGCCCCTGCCGATCGCGCGCCGGACGAGTTCCTGGATGACGAAGTGGACAACTTTGGTAACCGCGCCGACTACGTCAGCCCTTACCAGAACAAGAACCAGGGCCGTAACCGTCGCCCAGGTGCTCCCGCACCGGCAGGCGGCGCAGCCCCGGCACCACGCCAGGGCCGCCAGAACGGCCCGCGCAGCAACGCCCCAGCGGGTGAGAAACGCAGCAACGGCCCGCGCAGCAATGGTGGCGGTGGCCGTGATGGCCAACCGCGTCGCGACAACAACGGCGGCGGCCGCAACCGTCGCCCAGCCCGCGACGAGCAGCCTCGTCAGGAACCTGCCGTGAGCAACTCGCGTCAGCCGCAGAACCAGCCGCGCATCGTGCACAAGGAATCGAAGATCGACCGTTTCCCCACCGCCGAGCAGCTGGAACAGCTGGAATCGCTGCCTAGCCGTCGCAACGGTGAAAAACCAGCGCTGCTGACGCGCAACCGCGAGGGCTGATTCGCCCCAACGGCCCGCATAAAAAAACCGCAGCCATCGGCTGCGGTTTTTTTGTGCCCGAAGAAATTACTTCTTCTGCACACCCTCGAATGTGATGTCCAGGGTCAGGGTGTCGGACTGCGGGCCCAGGTCCATCATCTTGCCGAAATCAGAACGCTTGATGGTGGTGGTGCCTTCAAAGCCGGCACGGTAGCCGCCCCATGGGTCTTTGCCTTCACCCAGGAACACGGTCTTGACCACGACAGGCTTGGTCACGCCGTGCAGGGTCAGGTCACCGGTCACGTCGGCAGTCAGCTTGCCATCAGCATTCTTGCCGGTTGGCTTGACGCTGGTGGACACGAAGGTCGCGGTCGGGTACTTGTCGGTTTCCAGGAAGTCCTTGCTCTGGATGTGCTTGTCACGCTCAGCGTGGTTGGTGTCCACGCTCTTGGTGTTCAGGGTGATGCTGATCTTGCTGTCTTCAGGCTTGGCGGCGTCGAAGCTGAAGGTACCGGTCCAGTCCTTGAACGTACCGTAGATGAAGCTGTAGCCCAGGTGGCTGATCTTGAAGTTGATGAAAGCGTGATTGCCTTCCTTGTCGATGGTGTAGTCAGCGGCCATGGCCTGGCCGGCCGTCAGCAGTGCGGTACCCAGAGCCAGTGCGGCCAGTGTCTTCTTCAACATGTGCAATATTCCTTGATTTGAGTTGAGGTTCAGGCTTTGCGTCCCAGCATGCGTACCAGGGTCGCGTCACGGTCGATAAAGTGGTGCTTGAAAGCGGCCAAGCCATGGAGTACGGAAAAGACCACCAGGATCCAGGCCAGGTAAAGGTGCACGTCGCCCGCGGTTTCCGCCTGGTTGGGCAGGCCGCTGACCAGCGCGGGTACTTCGAACAGACCGAACACCGGAATCCCCACGCCATCCGCGGTGGAAATCAGGTACCCGGCAACCATCACCAGGAACAGGTCCAGGTAAAGGAAAGCATGACCCAGTTTTGCTGCGATACGCGTCAACCGGCCCTGGGTAGGTGGTGGCGGCGGCGGTGGGCTGATGAAGCGCCAGACCACGCGCAACACCATGAAGAAGAACAGCGTCAGGCCAATGCTTTTATGCAGGTCGGGCCCAGCCTTGCGCCATGGGTCGTAGTAACCCAGGTCGACCATCCACAGGCCCAGGGCGAACAATCCAAATACCGCCAGCGCCACACCCCAGTGCAGAAAGATGCTGACCCAGCCGTAGCGGGAAGTAGAGTTGCGTAGCTGCATCACGGTCACCCTGTAATTTCTGAGACAAGACTAGCTTTTTATCTATCGAATTAAAGCGAAAAATTTTGCTTTGAAATATCGAGATACACGATGAAAGACAATAAAAGTAAAGCATTAACGGGGCGTTAAGTGTCGGCGCCGGCATGCCATGAGGTTGCCCCCGAGCCGGGCATTGCATAGGCTTGCGCGATTGTTTGCCGAGCATGGCGACCACGCCGCTGCCAGGAGAGAGAAAATGGGCCTCAACAACCAGTGGATGCAACGCGACCTTGCGGTCCTGTGGCACCCCTGCACCCAAATGAAAGACCACGAGCAACTGCCGCTGATCCCCATCAAACGCGGCGAGGGCGTCTGGCTCGAAGACTTCGAAGGCAAGCGCTACCTGGACGCCGTCAGCTCGTGGTGGGTGAATGTGTTCGGGCATGCCAACCCGCGTATCAACCAGCGAATCAAGGACCAGGTCGACCAGTTGGAGCACGTGATCCTCGCCGGCTTCAGCCACCAGCCGGTGATCGAGTTGTCCGAGCGCCTGGTCAAGATGACCCCTGAAGGCCTGAACCGAGTGTTCTACGCCGATAACGGGTCGTCCTGCATCGAAGTCGCGCTGAAGATGAGCTTCCACTACTGGGTCAACCGCGGGCAGCCGAACAAGAAGCGCTTTGTCACCCTGACCAACAGCTACCACGGCGAAACCATCGCCGCGATGGCCGTGGGCGACGTGCCGCTGTTCACCGAGACCTACAAGGCGCTGCTGCTGGACACCCTCAAGGTGCCAAGCCCGGACTGCTACCTGCGGCCCGAGGGCATGAGCTGGGAAGAACATTCGCGGCACATGTTCCAGGCCATGGAGCAGACCCTGGCGGATAACCATGACAGCGTCGCCGCCGTTATCGTCGAGCCGCTGATCCAAGGCGCCGGCGGGATGCGCATGTACCACCCGGTGTACCTCAAGCTGCTGCGCGAGGCCTGCGACCGCTACAACGTACACCTGATCCACGACGAGATCGCCGTGGGCTTCGGCCGTACCGGTACCATGTTCGCGTGCGAGCAGGCCGGCATTCGCCCTGACTTCCTGTGCCTGTCCAAGGCCCTGACCGGCGGCTACCTGCCCCTGGCCGCGTGCCTGACCACCGACGACGTGTACAGCGCCTTCTACGACGACTACCCCACCCTGCGCGCCTTCCTGCACTCGCACAGCTACACCGGCAACCCACTGGCATGTGCAGCGGCCCTGGCCACGCTGGACATCTTCGAACAGGACAACGTCATCGAGCACAACAAGGCCCTGGCTGCGCGCATGGCCACCGCCACGGCACACCTGGCCGACCACGCCCACGTCTCGGAGATTCGCCAGACCGGTATGGTACTGGCCATTGAAATGGTCCAGGACAAGGCCAGCAAAACCGCCTACCCCTGGCAGGAACGCCGCGGCCTGCAGGTGTTCAACCATGCCCTGACCCGCGGTGCCTTGCTGCGCCCCCTGGGGAGCGTGGTGTACTTCCTGCCGCCCTACATCATTACCCCGGAACAGATCGACTTCCTTGCCGAAGTGGCCAGTGAGGGCATCGACATCGCCACCCGCACCAGCGTCAGCGTGGCCGTGCCGAGCGACTTCCACCCCGACTTCCGCGACCCGGGCTAGTAGCCCGATGCCCGGCCCCACCATCAGATTCGAGACACCCCATGAGACTTTCCCGCTTTTACATTGATGCGCCCCTGAGCCTGGGCGAGCACGAGCTGCCCGAGGCCCAGGCCCACTACATCGGCCGCGTGCTGCGCATGGCCGAGGGCGACGCCGTGCAGCTGTTCGATGGGTCAGGCCAGGAATACCGCGGCGCGCTGCTGGAAGTCGGCAAGAAGCGCGTGCGCGTGCAACTGGACGAGGCCTTCGCCGGCCAGCCCCCGTCCAGCCTCGAGATCCACCTTGGCCAGGGCCTGTCCCGCGGCGAACGCATGGACTGGGCCATCCAGAAGGCCACGGAACTGGGCGTCAGCGAGATCACCCCGATCATCAGCGAGCGCTGCGAAGTGCGCCTCAAGGACGAGCGCGCGGAAAAGCGCCAGGCCCATTGGCAGCAAATCGCCGTCAGCGCCTGTGAACAGTGCGGGCGATCCACGGTGCCGGTCATTCACCCACCGGTGCTGATGGCCGAATGGCTCAAAGCCTGCGATGCCGAACTCAAACTGGTGCTGCACCCGGTGGCCGAACCCCTGGTCAGCCATGCGAAGCCTGCCACGCTAGCCTTCCTGATTGGCCCCGAAGGCGGCCTGTCGGATACCGAAGTCAGCCAGGCCCAGGCCGCTGGCTTCCACTCGGCGCGCCTCGGCCCGCGGGTGCTGCGTACCGAAACGGCGCCGGTGGTGGCATTGGCGGTGGCCCAGCAATTGTGGGGCGACTTCTAAAGCACATAGAAGAACACCGCCACGAAGTGCAACAGGCTCCCCGCGATCACGAACAGGTGCCAGATACCGTGCCAGTGGCGAAAACGCCTGTCATAGGCGAAGAAGATGATGCCTACGGTGTACAACACCCCGCCCGTGGCCAGCCAGGTGAACCCGACCGTCCCTAGGGTGGCGAGCAGCGGCTTGACCGCCACCAGCACGATCCAGCCCATTACCGCGTAGATGATGATGGACAATACCCGCGCTTCCGAGCGCGGTTTTATTTCCTGCAACATGCCGATGACCGCCAGCCCCCAGACGATCCCGAACAGCGTCCAGCCCCAGGGCCCGCGCAATGTCACCAGGCAGAAAGGCGTATAGCTCCCGGCGATCAGCAGGTAGATCGAAAAATGATCAACCTTTTGCATGATCACTTTCGCCCGCCCACGTACGCTGTGGTAAACCGTCGAGGCACTATAGAGGGTCACCAGGGTCACGCCGTAGATCGCCATGCTGACGATCTTCCATGCGTCCCCCTGCAGGCTTGCCAGCACCAGCATCCATACTGCGCCAATTGAAGCCAGTACGGCACCGACCAGGTGTGTCCAGGCGTTGAACCGTTCGCCGTGATACATGCAGTCGTTTCTCCTTGGTTTCCATTGGGTCGACAATGCCGTCTCAGGCACAATCCTCCGTACCCTACCAGAGCCCGTGCCATGTTGATCGACGAAGAGTTGACCCTCAAGAAGCTGGAAATATTCCTTGCCTTCATGCGCACCGGCAATCTTGGCCGTGCGGCGGCGGAGCTCTGCACCAGCAATGTCAGCGTTCACCGTGCCATTCACTCATTGGAAAGCGCCCTTCGCTGCCCGCTGTTCAAGCATGAGGGGCGCAACCTCACGCCGCTGGAAAGTGCCTATGTGCTGGAGGAGCACGCGCAGAAGCTGGTACAGGACGTGCTTGGCGCGGTTCGGCTGACGCGCGAGGCGGCCGGCTTCTCCGCCGAGCGTTTTCGGCTGGGGTCGCTTTATTCTCTGACGGTGAAGACCGTGCCGCAGTTGATCATGGGCCTCAAGCTACGGCGCAGCGAGCTCAACATCGACCTGATACTGGGCTCCAACATCGACCTGCTGTACAAGCTCAAGAACATGGAGGTGGACGCTATTCTGGTGTCACTGGACGAGACGGTCAGCGACCCGGACTGCGAGCAGTTGCCGCTGTTCTCCGATGACATCTTCCTGGCCACCCCGGCTGATTCGCCGTTTGCCAGGCGCAGCGAAGTGGACCTGGCCGACTTGCGCGAAGACACCTTCATCACCCTCACCCAAGGCTTCGCCACCCACCAGGACGGCGTGCGCGTGTTCCAGCAGGCCGGGTTCGAGCCGAAGGTGGCGATGCAAGTGAACGATATCTTCACGTTGCTGAGCATGGTCAGTTCGGGGGTGGGTTATGCGCTGCTGCCGGGGCGCGTGGCGGCCGTGTACGAGAACCGCGTGCGGCTGGTGCCGTTGCAGGCGCGCTACCACCTGCAGCAACACATTGGCGTGGTATTCCTCAAGGCCAAGGAGCGTGACCCGAACCTGCTGGCGCTGCTCGCCGAATGCCGCATGTACACCAACCGGTTGGATTGAGTGGCCCCACCGGGGTACGCCGGCGGCTAGGCACCCACCAACGCCCGCACGGTCAGGTACAGCACCGAAGGCCCCAGCAGGCAACCGAGCCCAGTGTGGAAAGTCGCCGTCAACGCGCCATAGGGCACCAAGCGTCGATCCGTCGCCGCCAGCCCAGCCGTCACGCCGCTCACCGTCCCGGCCAGCCCGCCAAACACCATGGCCGACCGCGGGTTGTCCAACCCCATCCAGCGCGCCGCCATGGGCGTGCCGACCATCACCAGGATCGCCTTGATCAGCCCGGTGGCGATCGATAGCGCGACCACGTCCGAGCTGGCACCGATTGCCGCCCCGGTCACGGGCCCGACGATATAAGTCACCGCACCGGCGCCGATAGTGGTCATGCTCACCGCATCGCGATAGCCGAACACCCAGGCCACGCAGCAACCGAACACGAACGGCAACAACGTGCCCAGCAACAACGAAAAGGCACCGATGAAGCCCGCCTTGCGTGCTTCGGTGGCCTGCACTTCGAACGCGGTGGCGACGATGGCAAAGTCGCGCAGCATGGCCCCGCCCATCAAGCCAATGCCGGAAAACAACGACAGGTCGGCCAAGCCCTTCTGCCCGCCCGTGAGCGTACCCCCCACCCAGGCCAGTACCAGGCCAATGACAATGGCGAAAGCCGAACCATGCACCCGGCCAAACGTCAGGCGCCTGGACAACTGCACCGACACCCACATCACAATGCCGACGAAGGCGAACGCGGTGACCAGGCCGTTGGCTTCCAATGCATGCTCGATGAGGTTCCACATATCAGCGCGCTCCCAGCGGTTGGGCCGTTACCGGCACTTCGGGCGGTAGGGGTTCGCCCTTGTGGGTTCGGCTGATCAGGGCAATGGTGGCGCCGCAGATCAGCACCGAGCCAATCGCCGCTATCACCGCCACCGGGCCACCGTGCAGCGCGGTGACCACGTTCTGCTGGGCGGCCATGGCCACCACTACCGGAATATACAGCGCGCCCCAGAAGCCCACGCCCATCTCGCAGTCCTTGCTCAGGCCGCCGTGTCTACCCCTGTACAAGCGGGCGCAGATCAGCAGGATCATGGCGATCCCGACGCCGCCCACGTTGGATTTCACCCCTAGCAGCACCCCGAGCATGTCGCCCGTGATGACCCCGGCCAGGGTGCAGATAGCCAGCAATGCCACACCGTAAATAATCATTATTGTTGTCCTCGGTTTGCACAGTCGAAGTTGTTGTTCTTGTCTTCGAAAACCTTGCAGGTCTATTGGGGTCGGCGGGCCTCCTCCTGCATCAGCGCGTGCAGGGTGTCCAGGCGTGCGCCCTGGAAAGCGATGAGGGTGCCCTCGGGAAAGGCGTGGCGCCCCAGCCCGGTGAGGACGCCGCCGGGCGGCATTTCGATCTGCAGGCGCACGCCACGCTCATAGGCCGTTCGCGCCAGCGCACGCCAGTCGACGAGCCGGCACATGTTGAAAGCCAGGTCGTCGCGCAGCTTCTCGGGCTGAACGATGGGGCGTGCGGTGGTGCCGCTGAGGTAGCGGATCCTGGGTGCCTGCACGCTGACCTCGGCAAAGGCTTGGGCCAGCCGTGCGGCCGGCTCGGCCAGCAACGCGCAGTGGGAAGGCACGCTGACCGCCAGCGGCTTGGCCAGCGCCGCCCCCTCGGCCTTCGCCCGCTTCGCCAAGCGCGCCATGGCGTCGTTGCGCCCGGCAATGACCAATTGGTTTTCGCCATTGATATTGGCCAGGTATACCGGGCCATCGGCCTCGGCCAGCCATTGTTCGACCTTGCCCAAGGCAAGGCCGACGATGGCGGTCATGCCATAGCCCTGAGGGTAAGCCGCTTGCATCAGCTCGCCGCGCAAGGCCACCAACCGCAACGCGTCAGCAAAGTCCAGCGCGCCGCTGACCACCGCCGCCGGGTAGGCACCGATCGACAACCCCGCCACGTAGTCCGGGGCTGGAGCGTCGTCGAGCAACAGCCGCGCGCTGGCGACTCCCGCCACCAGCAGGCACAGTTGCACTGCCCGGGTCGAGGCCAGGGCGTCGGCGGTATCCAGTTCAAGCACCGACCGGCCCAACACCTCGCTCGCTTCCTCCAGGCAGGCGCGCACCCGGTGGTGATCCGGCAGGTCATGGAGCATGTTGGTCTGCTGCGCGCCCTGGCCGGGAAATGCCAACAGCGTGCTCATGGCGCCAGGCTCCAGGGGTCGCTGACCAGACGAGCACCGTCGGCTGCCTTGAGCAGTACCTTGGCGCCATGGCCCGCCCACTCGCGCAACGCCACGCCGCCGGCGGGGGTTTGCAGTTGCACGTCGACCTTTTCCTCCAGCAAGGCCAGTAGCTCGCGGGCTTGTTCACGCGCCAGGGGCTGTGGGGTGCGTACGATCAGATCCAGGTCGCTACCGGCATGCAGGGCGGTAAAGCCGCTGGCCAGCTCGAAGCCGGCGCTGCCGCCCACCCCCCATGCCCACCCCGACTCATCCAGCCGCGGCCGCAGGCGGTACAGGACTCGCAGCGCCGGCCAGTCACGCTGCCCCACACAGTGGCGTAGCGCTTCGGGGCTCAGTTGGCGACTGATCGCAGCCACGGGCATGTGCGTGGCATAGCGCTGTTCGCGCTGACCGCCGCGCACGCCCACCGCCACCTGGCCCGGCGCCGCAGCGTCACGGCGCACCACCACGGGCTGGCCGTCGGCCAGGGCAGCCGCTACCCAGGCCGGCGCATCTGCCGGCAGGTGCGTGGGCGTCAGGCCCCACAGCAGGTCGTGGGGGCGTATCACTGCCATTGCTCGCGCAACAGTTGCCGTACCCGTGCGGAAGCCGCCCGGTTGGGCGCGCCCAGGCGCCCGGAAAGACCACGACCACCCTGGGCGATGTCGGCCAGGGCCTGCCCGAGGCACGCCTGCACTCGGGCCAGATCGTCAGCCGTTGGCTGCTCGATCTGCGCCACCGACAAGGTCTCCCACAGCAGGCCAAGGCTGGCATAGCTGTCGATGTCGTAAGCCATGGGCGGGATGCTGGCGGCCAAGGCTTCCAGTGCCTCGACACTGCGCTGGGTGACCCGCGCCGCCGAAGCCTTGCCCATGGCGTGTACCTGCACGCCCGGGTCGCGCAGGGCGATCAGGCGGTTGGCCTGGTAGCCGTGGGCCAGGAAGGCGCCGGACATGGCCTTGCCCACCAGCAGCGCGATCACCGGGTGCCCGGCCAGGCGGGCACGGGCATAGGCATCGGCGGCGCCGGCCAGAGCCTGATGGATGCCCAGGGCCTCTTCGCGGCGGCCGTAGGCTTGGCTGGGCACGTCGACAATGGCCACCAACGCGCGCTTTTCAGGGGCGTTGCGGTCGGCCTCGATGGCTTCGTCGACGGCCTTGGCCAGGCCCCAGCCCTCCAGCAGCCCGACCTCGCCCTGGCGGGCGCGGGGGAAAGGGTTGTCGGGCTCAGGGATCACGGCCAGGTAGCGCGCCGGATAATGATCGAGGCTGCCGTCGGCGACGCGCACCGAGGCTGGCAGGCCAGCGGCTGTAGAGGCGGTGCCAGCCAGCGCCTGGAACCAGCTTGCGCCACGACTGTGCCCTGCGTTCTGCGGGACCGGGCGGAGCCCGGGAAGGTTGCGACGCGGCAGGTCTGAAACAGTGGAAGCGCACGCGGCGGTATACAGATCGCGTACGGCCTGGGCGCTGATCTGAACCTCGGTGTCGACCTCTGCCAAGCGCGCCAGATACCCTTCATGTTGCTGGCTGCGCACGCGCTTCGGTACACCCTGCTCCAGGCAGTCGCCCACCCGCTGGCGGATCGCAGCGGTGTCATCGGCGACATAAGCATCCGCCAGGCCACTGGCGAACCGCTGCTCGCCGCCGGTCAGGCTCCAGATAAACGGCCGGTCACGGGAATCGTATTCGGCGATGCCTGCTTCCTGCTCGATCACCTGCGGGCCATTGAGCCCCAGGCGCGCTTCGCGGGTGACGATCAGGTGGCTGCACAACCCCGCGGCGATGGACATGCCGCCGAAGCACCCTACGCTCCCAGCCACTATACCGATCACCGGCTGATACTGGCGCAGGTCGACGATGGCGGCATGAATATCGGCGATGGCCGCCAGGCCCAGGTTCGCTTCCTGCAGACGCACACCACCGGTTTCCAGCAACAGGATCGCTGCGGTAGGGATGCCCTTGCGGTTGTCTTCAGCCGCCAGTTCCAGTGCGCCGGCTATCTTGGCGCCACTGACCTCGCCCAGGCTGCCGCCCTGAAAGGCCCCTTCGATTGCCGCCAGCACCACCGGGCGCCCGCCCAGGGTACCTTTGGCGATGACCGCGCCATCGTCGGCCTGGGGTACCACGCCCTGGCGTTCGAGCCACGGCGACATGACCCGCTGGAACGGATCGACCAGCTCGCGGAAGCTGCCCGAGTCGAGCAAGGTCTTGGCCCGCTGACGGGCGCCCAGTTCAATGAAGCTGTGTTGCTGCAACAGGCGCGCGGTGTCAGTCATGGCCGATCTCCTCCAGGGCCTGTTCCAGGCGCAGGCGGACCACCCCTGGGGTGGCGCCGAAATCATTGATGTCGATGCGCAGGGCCGGCAGCGCCTGGCCACTGAACATGCGGGTGAAGAGGTGTTCCCAACGCAGGGAAGCGCCGTTGACCGAGGTCACCACCTGGATCGCCAGAGTGCCGGCCTGGCCGGGTTCAAGCAGTACTTCCAGGTCGCCCGAGCCCACACAGCCCACCAGGGCGCGGCCGCGGGCCGGTTGGCCGGCGGGAAATTCGAAGGTGAGGGTTTCCATCAGGCAGGGCTCCGTGAATGCTCGCCGCGGTCCAGGCGATCGATGAACAGGCAGGCGGCCAACAGGTCGGCGGCACCACCCGGGGAGGCATTGAGTGCCAGCAGGCGCTGGTCGAGCTGATGCAGGCGACGCCGGCCTGCCAGGCTGGCACTGCCTCCGGCGGTCAGTACTGCCTGGGCACCAGTCTGCATGGCGGCCAGGCCTTCGGGGCCGGCGCGGTACAGCACGCAGGTATCGGCCAGGGTGGCCATGATCGCCAACAAGGCGTCCAGGCGGGCATTCTGCTCGCCATGGCCGGCGAGGCGGCTGGCACGCAGGTGTGGCAGGCCGTGCTCCAGCACCGCCGGGAAGCCGGCCTGGGCCTCGGCGCGAGCGCCACCGGCACCGTAGCGCTGCTCAACGACTCGGCCGTGGCTCAGGGGTTGCGGCGCCGAGCGATCTGGCAGGCGCGCCAGCGCGGCCGCCCTGGCCGCCAGCACGGCGGCGCCCGTGTCGTGCGGCGCCAGTGCCGCTGCGGCCACCAGCAGGCCCAAGGCCCAGATGGCCCCCCGATGGGTGTTCA
It encodes the following:
- a CDS encoding 16S rRNA (uracil(1498)-N(3))-methyltransferase, which encodes MRLSRFYIDAPLSLGEHELPEAQAHYIGRVLRMAEGDAVQLFDGSGQEYRGALLEVGKKRVRVQLDEAFAGQPPSSLEIHLGQGLSRGERMDWAIQKATELGVSEITPIISERCEVRLKDERAEKRQAHWQQIAVSACEQCGRSTVPVIHPPVLMAEWLKACDAELKLVLHPVAEPLVSHAKPATLAFLIGPEGGLSDTEVSQAQAAGFHSARLGPRVLRTETAPVVALAVAQQLWGDF
- a CDS encoding adenosylmethionine--8-amino-7-oxononanoate transaminase produces the protein MGLNNQWMQRDLAVLWHPCTQMKDHEQLPLIPIKRGEGVWLEDFEGKRYLDAVSSWWVNVFGHANPRINQRIKDQVDQLEHVILAGFSHQPVIELSERLVKMTPEGLNRVFYADNGSSCIEVALKMSFHYWVNRGQPNKKRFVTLTNSYHGETIAAMAVGDVPLFTETYKALLLDTLKVPSPDCYLRPEGMSWEEHSRHMFQAMEQTLADNHDSVAAVIVEPLIQGAGGMRMYHPVYLKLLREACDRYNVHLIHDEIAVGFGRTGTMFACEQAGIRPDFLCLSKALTGGYLPLAACLTTDDVYSAFYDDYPTLRAFLHSHSYTGNPLACAAALATLDIFEQDNVIEHNKALAARMATATAHLADHAHVSEIRQTGMVLAIEMVQDKASKTAYPWQERRGLQVFNHALTRGALLRPLGSVVYFLPPYIITPEQIDFLAEVASEGIDIATRTSVSVAVPSDFHPDFRDPG
- a CDS encoding cytochrome b, which encodes MQLRNSTSRYGWVSIFLHWGVALAVFGLFALGLWMVDLGYYDPWRKAGPDLHKSIGLTLFFFMVLRVVWRFISPPPPPPPTQGRLTRIAAKLGHAFLYLDLFLVMVAGYLISTADGVGIPVFGLFEVPALVSGLPNQAETAGDVHLYLAWILVVFSVLHGLAAFKHHFIDRDATLVRMLGRKA
- a CDS encoding LysR family transcriptional regulator is translated as MLIDEELTLKKLEIFLAFMRTGNLGRAAAELCTSNVSVHRAIHSLESALRCPLFKHEGRNLTPLESAYVLEEHAQKLVQDVLGAVRLTREAAGFSAERFRLGSLYSLTVKTVPQLIMGLKLRRSELNIDLILGSNIDLLYKLKNMEVDAILVSLDETVSDPDCEQLPLFSDDIFLATPADSPFARRSEVDLADLREDTFITLTQGFATHQDGVRVFQQAGFEPKVAMQVNDIFTLLSMVSSGVGYALLPGRVAAVYENRVRLVPLQARYHLQQHIGVVFLKAKERDPNLLALLAECRMYTNRLD
- a CDS encoding DEAD/DEAH box helicase; its protein translation is MSFASLGLSEALVRAIEAAGYTQPTPVQQRAIPAVLQGRDLMVAAQTGTGKTGGFALPILERLFPNGHPDKSQRHGPRQPRVLVLTPTRELAAQVHDSFKIYARDLKFVSACIFGGVGMNPQVQAMARGVDVLVACPGRLLDLCGQGSVDLSHVEILVLDEADRMLDMGFVHDVKKVLARLPAKRQNLLFSATFSKDITDLAGKLLHNPERIEVTPPNTTVERIEQRVYRLPAAHKRSLLAHLITLGAWEQVLVFTRTKHGANRLAEYLEKHGLSAVAIHGNKSQNARTKALADFKAGAVRIMVATDIAARGLDIDQLPHVVNFELPNVDEDYVHRIGRTGRAGRSGEAISLVAPDEEKLLKSIERMTKQKIPDGDLMGFDINAVEAEKPEVRERPQANTPRNGRGQRGDGANAAGGRKDKGKDKGKEKQRPAAAQGKEQGKEKPAGARSERQPRDQKPRQAQPTPKPPVAPADRAPDEFLDDEVDNFGNRADYVSPYQNKNQGRNRRPGAPAPAGGAAPAPRQGRQNGPRSNAPAGEKRSNGPRSNGGGGRDGQPRRDNNGGGRNRRPARDEQPRQEPAVSNSRQPQNQPRIVHKESKIDRFPTAEQLEQLESLPSRRNGEKPALLTRNREG
- the madL gene encoding malonate transporter subunit MadL; this encodes MIIYGVALLAICTLAGVITGDMLGVLLGVKSNVGGVGIAMILLICARLYRGRHGGLSKDCEMGVGFWGALYIPVVVAMAAQQNVVTALHGGPVAVIAAIGSVLICGATIALISRTHKGEPLPPEVPVTAQPLGAR
- the mdcH gene encoding malonate decarboxylase subunit epsilon encodes the protein MSTLLAFPGQGAQQTNMLHDLPDHHRVRACLEEASEVLGRSVLELDTADALASTRAVQLCLLVAGVASARLLLDDAPAPDYVAGLSIGAYPAAVVSGALDFADALRLVALRGELMQAAYPQGYGMTAIVGLALGKVEQWLAEADGPVYLANINGENQLVIAGRNDAMARLAKRAKAEGAALAKPLAVSVPSHCALLAEPAARLAQAFAEVSVQAPRIRYLSGTTARPIVQPEKLRDDLAFNMCRLVDWRALARTAYERGVRLQIEMPPGGVLTGLGRHAFPEGTLIAFQGARLDTLHALMQEEARRPQ
- the madM gene encoding malonate transporter subunit MadM; protein product: MWNLIEHALEANGLVTAFAFVGIVMWVSVQLSRRLTFGRVHGSAFAIVIGLVLAWVGGTLTGGQKGLADLSLFSGIGLMGGAMLRDFAIVATAFEVQATEARKAGFIGAFSLLLGTLLPFVFGCCVAWVFGYRDAVSMTTIGAGAVTYIVGPVTGAAIGASSDVVALSIATGLIKAILVMVGTPMAARWMGLDNPRSAMVFGGLAGTVSGVTAGLAATDRRLVPYGALTATFHTGLGCLLGPSVLYLTVRALVGA
- a CDS encoding YceI family protein, producing MLKKTLAALALGTALLTAGQAMAADYTIDKEGNHAFINFKISHLGYSFIYGTFKDWTGTFSFDAAKPEDSKISITLNTKSVDTNHAERDKHIQSKDFLETDKYPTATFVSTSVKPTGKNADGKLTADVTGDLTLHGVTKPVVVKTVFLGEGKDPWGGYRAGFEGTTTIKRSDFGKMMDLGPQSDTLTLDITFEGVQKK
- the trhA gene encoding PAQR family membrane homeostasis protein TrhA, whose translation is MYHGERFNAWTHLVGAVLASIGAVWMLVLASLQGDAWKIVSMAIYGVTLVTLYSASTVYHSVRGRAKVIMQKVDHFSIYLLIAGSYTPFCLVTLRGPWGWTLFGIVWGLAVIGMLQEIKPRSEARVLSIIIYAVMGWIVLVAVKPLLATLGTVGFTWLATGGVLYTVGIIFFAYDRRFRHWHGIWHLFVIAGSLLHFVAVFFYVL